One part of the Alosa alosa isolate M-15738 ecotype Scorff River chromosome 4, AALO_Geno_1.1, whole genome shotgun sequence genome encodes these proteins:
- the LOC125293824 gene encoding uncharacterized protein LOC125293824: MRDKCTHTLEVEELGEGRRIVTLTDSGRQTHLIEAAAAVFIRKLHDNHSLNIRKLLQLLEVYADAPPEPPVRAAVPKFRIVRDDQSGPQGRVLYRLEISDDSGERESDTPSLEEFTPNSSVRETETDIRQWDTSAPPETGYSSLGTEEEGHQESGLWGPVRAPTPYPGNTVSHRLIRSPFRVVNSPTSPSYSTTSPPSTSYSPTSPQYSPTVPQPEQEEAHGPVEPQPVQDIEQELREIVGRDRGRLASFMKESLSVSVFWNKEGNSRDKYSVHIDHFDKYGGTHSKLDTRIAPLALQTVIEQVGKFVGVNTRQVVDQLFAPPEGRKHKFERDSPATRRRRTNRDYR, from the coding sequence ATGCGagacaagtgcacacacacacttgaggtaGAGGAGCTCGGCGAGGGAAGGAGGATCGTCACACTGACAGACAGCGGACGTCAAACTCACTTAATTGAAGCCGCAGCTGCGGTATTCATAAGAAAATTGCACGACAACCATAGTCTGAACATAAGAAAATTGTTGCAGTTGTTGGAGGTTTATGCAGATGCCCCCCCTGAGCCCCCTGTTAGAGCAGCGGTGCCCAAGTTCAGGATTGTGAGAGACGATCAGTCAGGGCCCCAAGGAAGAGTCCTCTATCGTCTTGAAATTTCTGACGACTCgggtgagagagagtctgacaCACCCTCCCTAGAAGAGTTCACTCCAAATAGTAgcgtgagagagacagagacagacattaGACAGTGGGATACCAGTGCCCCACCAGAAACAGGTTACAGCAGCTTAGGGACAGAAGAAGAGGGACACCAGGAGTCAGGTCTGTGGGGTCCAGTAAGAGCTCCAACTCCCTATCCAGGTAATACCGTATCCCACCGGCTAATCCGTAGCCCATTCCGTGTAGTTAATAGCCCAACATCACCAAGTTACAGCACAACATCGCCACCCTCTACAAGTTATAGCCCAACCAGCCCCCAGTACAGTCCCACTGTGCCTCAGCCAGAGCAGGAGGAGGCTCACGGCCCGGTTGAGCCCCAGCCAGTGCAGGACATAGAACAAGAACTGAGAGAAATAGTTGGCCGAGACAGAGGTAGACTGGCCAGTTTTATGAAGGAGTCtttgtcagtgtcagtgttcTGGAACAAGGAAGGGAACAGTAGGGATAAATATTCAGTTCACATTGACCATTTTGACAAATACGGAGGAACCCACTCGAAACTGGACACTCGCATAGCGCCTTTGGCCCTGCAGACAGTAATAGAGCAGGTAGGAAAATTTGTAGGAGTGAACACCAGGCAAGTGGTTGACCAGCTGTTTGCCCCACCTGAGGGCAGAAAGCACAAGTTTGAGAGAGACTCCCCAGCCACAAGAAGGAGAAGGACAAATAGAGATTACAGATAG